The following coding sequences are from one Alosa alosa isolate M-15738 ecotype Scorff River chromosome 13, AALO_Geno_1.1, whole genome shotgun sequence window:
- the LOC125306098 gene encoding cleft lip and palate transmembrane protein 1-like protein isoform X1, which produces MFPSCYSKTTKGANANTSVTKVVVGVFVVYVLHTCWVLYGFVYTKPCDTNRSDSCISPYVAENSQLSIFSTLDPSDVKGHRLLHQENEFNIFTKFERKLNVSLPEAARSNGPLFAVIYVHSGRGPPWEDSQHVSYVTRLTSHTTQHPPEMTTSLNGHAAQDTDELPQPAPGSVPTAPVSHWHSRLCLSIMAAFSFSKGAVPSDVRRYLKVVEEGKKKMYLPLMVVDELQIRRRDVIEINESTAEVPLMLTYENISLRKFRLRSHLRDVMYSLKQFGFTEHQVDEIKGVITDTNGYILALTIFAAILNLLFEFLAIKNDFNFWRKKTTMAGMSKRSVLWRCFSTVVIFLHLLGDQTSWLLLIPTGVGVVLELWKLKRAFSIQDDKFEELERVTSGYDSQGMRFLSYLLCPLCVSGVTYSFLYVKNKSWYSWFISSLVTGVYAFGFLSGFPQLYVNYKLKSVEHLQSSIYMYKGMSTFLNDILSTILTVPSHPLACFRDDVIFLLHLYQRRLYPVRKTRGREYGASCRQRLKGKPHED; this is translated from the exons ATGTTTCCATCTTGTTATTCTAAGACCACGAAAGGAGCCAATGCAAACACGTCTGTCACTAAGGTGGTCGTGGGTGTGTTCGTCGTGTATGTACTGCATACCTGCTGGGTTCTTTATGGATTTGTTTATACAAAACCTTGTGACACCAACAGAAGTGACAGCTGCATTTCCCCATATGTTGCTGAAAACTCTCAG CTCAGCATTTTCTCAACATTAGATCCCAGCGATGTAAAAGGACACAGACTGCTCCATCAGGAAAACGAGTTTAATATCTTCACTAAATTTGAGAG AAAATTGAATGTGTCACTCCCAGAGGCAGCCCGAAGCAATGGACCTCTATTTGCAGTAATATATGTGCACAGTGGCAGAGGCCCCCCCTGGGAGGATAGCCAGCACGTGAGCTATGTGACCAGACTCACCTCTCATACAACACAGCATCCACCTGAGATGACCACTAGCCTGAATGGCCATGCTGCACAG GACACGGACGAGCTGCCGCAGCCAGCTCCTGGCTCTGTGCCAACTGCACCTGTCTCCCACTGGCACTCGCGTCTCTGCCTCAGCATCATGGCGGCGTTCAGTTTCAGCAAAGGGGCTGTGCCAAGTGATGTGCGTCGCTATTTGAAAGT GGTGGAAGAAGGGAAAAAGAAGATGTATCTGCCCCTCATGGTTGTTGATGAGTTACAGATCAGAAGGAGGGACGTCATT GAGATAAATGAGTCTACAGCTGAGGTCCCTTTAATGTTGACCTACGAAAATATCTCTCTGAGGAAATTCAGATTGCGGAGCCATTTGAGAGATGTAATGTATTCCCTAAAACAATTTG GATTTACAGAGCACCAGGTTGATGAAATCAAAGGTGTGATTACGGACACTAACGGATACATATTGGCTCTCACCATTTTTGCAGCTATTCTTAAT CTTCTGTTTGAGTTCCTCGCTATTAAAAATGACTTCAACTTCTGGAGGAAGAAGACGACCATGGCCGGCATGTCTAAAAGATCAG TGCTGTGGCGCTGTTTCAGCACAGTGGTCATTTTCCTCCACCTGCTGGGGGACCAGACAAGCTGGCTGCTGCTGATACCCACTGGAGTGGGGGTGGTGCTGGAG CTCTGGAAACTTAAGAGGGCCTTCAGCATTCAG GATGACAAATTTGAAGAACTAGAGAGAGTAACCTCAGGCTATGATTCACAG GGAATGCGATTTCTTTCATATCTGCTGTGTCCACTTTGTGTCAGTGGAGTCACCTATTCATTCTTATACGTGAAGAACAAAAG TTGGTATTCTTGGTTTATCAGCAGCCTTGTTACAG GAGTATACGCCTTTGGCTTTCTCTCTGGATTTCCTCAGCTCTACGTGAACTACAAG TTAAAATCAGTTGAACATTTGCAGTCTTCAATCTACATGTACAAG GGGATGAGTACCTTTCTCAATGACATCCTCAGCACCATCCTCACGGTGCCATCACACCCTCTGGCCTGCTTCAGGGACGATGTCATCTTCCTCCTTCACCTCTACCAGAGGAG ACTGTACCCTGTCAGAAAAACACGTGGTCGAGAATATGGAGCGAGCTGCAGGCAGAGGCTGAAAGGGAAGCCTCATGAGGACTGA
- the LOC125306098 gene encoding cleft lip and palate transmembrane protein 1-like protein isoform X2 yields the protein MYCIPAGFFMDLFIQNLVTPTEVTAAFPHMLLKTLSIFSTLDPSDVKGHRLLHQENEFNIFTKFERKLNVSLPEAARSNGPLFAVIYVHSGRGPPWEDSQHVSYVTRLTSHTTQHPPEMTTSLNGHAAQDTDELPQPAPGSVPTAPVSHWHSRLCLSIMAAFSFSKGAVPSDVRRYLKVVEEGKKKMYLPLMVVDELQIRRRDVIEINESTAEVPLMLTYENISLRKFRLRSHLRDVMYSLKQFGFTEHQVDEIKGVITDTNGYILALTIFAAILNLLFEFLAIKNDFNFWRKKTTMAGMSKRSVLWRCFSTVVIFLHLLGDQTSWLLLIPTGVGVVLELWKLKRAFSIQDDKFEELERVTSGYDSQGMRFLSYLLCPLCVSGVTYSFLYVKNKSWYSWFISSLVTGVYAFGFLSGFPQLYVNYKLKSVEHLQSSIYMYKGMSTFLNDILSTILTVPSHPLACFRDDVIFLLHLYQRRLYPVRKTRGREYGASCRQRLKGKPHED from the exons ATGTACTGCATACCTGCTGGGTTCTTTATGGATTTGTTTATACAAAACCTTGTGACACCAACAGAAGTGACAGCTGCATTTCCCCATATGTTGCTGAAAACTCTCAG CATTTTCTCAACATTAGATCCCAGCGATGTAAAAGGACACAGACTGCTCCATCAGGAAAACGAGTTTAATATCTTCACTAAATTTGAGAG AAAATTGAATGTGTCACTCCCAGAGGCAGCCCGAAGCAATGGACCTCTATTTGCAGTAATATATGTGCACAGTGGCAGAGGCCCCCCCTGGGAGGATAGCCAGCACGTGAGCTATGTGACCAGACTCACCTCTCATACAACACAGCATCCACCTGAGATGACCACTAGCCTGAATGGCCATGCTGCACAG GACACGGACGAGCTGCCGCAGCCAGCTCCTGGCTCTGTGCCAACTGCACCTGTCTCCCACTGGCACTCGCGTCTCTGCCTCAGCATCATGGCGGCGTTCAGTTTCAGCAAAGGGGCTGTGCCAAGTGATGTGCGTCGCTATTTGAAAGT GGTGGAAGAAGGGAAAAAGAAGATGTATCTGCCCCTCATGGTTGTTGATGAGTTACAGATCAGAAGGAGGGACGTCATT GAGATAAATGAGTCTACAGCTGAGGTCCCTTTAATGTTGACCTACGAAAATATCTCTCTGAGGAAATTCAGATTGCGGAGCCATTTGAGAGATGTAATGTATTCCCTAAAACAATTTG GATTTACAGAGCACCAGGTTGATGAAATCAAAGGTGTGATTACGGACACTAACGGATACATATTGGCTCTCACCATTTTTGCAGCTATTCTTAAT CTTCTGTTTGAGTTCCTCGCTATTAAAAATGACTTCAACTTCTGGAGGAAGAAGACGACCATGGCCGGCATGTCTAAAAGATCAG TGCTGTGGCGCTGTTTCAGCACAGTGGTCATTTTCCTCCACCTGCTGGGGGACCAGACAAGCTGGCTGCTGCTGATACCCACTGGAGTGGGGGTGGTGCTGGAG CTCTGGAAACTTAAGAGGGCCTTCAGCATTCAG GATGACAAATTTGAAGAACTAGAGAGAGTAACCTCAGGCTATGATTCACAG GGAATGCGATTTCTTTCATATCTGCTGTGTCCACTTTGTGTCAGTGGAGTCACCTATTCATTCTTATACGTGAAGAACAAAAG TTGGTATTCTTGGTTTATCAGCAGCCTTGTTACAG GAGTATACGCCTTTGGCTTTCTCTCTGGATTTCCTCAGCTCTACGTGAACTACAAG TTAAAATCAGTTGAACATTTGCAGTCTTCAATCTACATGTACAAG GGGATGAGTACCTTTCTCAATGACATCCTCAGCACCATCCTCACGGTGCCATCACACCCTCTGGCCTGCTTCAGGGACGATGTCATCTTCCTCCTTCACCTCTACCAGAGGAG ACTGTACCCTGTCAGAAAAACACGTGGTCGAGAATATGGAGCGAGCTGCAGGCAGAGGCTGAAAGGGAAGCCTCATGAGGACTGA
- the LOC125306098 gene encoding cleft lip and palate transmembrane protein 1-like protein isoform X3, which yields MRSRSDSCISPYVAENSQLSIFSTLDPSDVKGHRLLHQENEFNIFTKFERKLNVSLPEAARSNGPLFAVIYVHSGRGPPWEDSQHVSYVTRLTSHTTQHPPEMTTSLNGHAAQDTDELPQPAPGSVPTAPVSHWHSRLCLSIMAAFSFSKGAVPSDVRRYLKVVEEGKKKMYLPLMVVDELQIRRRDVIEINESTAEVPLMLTYENISLRKFRLRSHLRDVMYSLKQFGFTEHQVDEIKGVITDTNGYILALTIFAAILNLLFEFLAIKNDFNFWRKKTTMAGMSKRSVLWRCFSTVVIFLHLLGDQTSWLLLIPTGVGVVLELWKLKRAFSIQDDKFEELERVTSGYDSQGMRFLSYLLCPLCVSGVTYSFLYVKNKSWYSWFISSLVTGVYAFGFLSGFPQLYVNYKLKSVEHLQSSIYMYKGMSTFLNDILSTILTVPSHPLACFRDDVIFLLHLYQRRLYPVRKTRGREYGASCRQRLKGKPHED from the exons AAGTGACAGCTGCATTTCCCCATATGTTGCTGAAAACTCTCAG CTCAGCATTTTCTCAACATTAGATCCCAGCGATGTAAAAGGACACAGACTGCTCCATCAGGAAAACGAGTTTAATATCTTCACTAAATTTGAGAG AAAATTGAATGTGTCACTCCCAGAGGCAGCCCGAAGCAATGGACCTCTATTTGCAGTAATATATGTGCACAGTGGCAGAGGCCCCCCCTGGGAGGATAGCCAGCACGTGAGCTATGTGACCAGACTCACCTCTCATACAACACAGCATCCACCTGAGATGACCACTAGCCTGAATGGCCATGCTGCACAG GACACGGACGAGCTGCCGCAGCCAGCTCCTGGCTCTGTGCCAACTGCACCTGTCTCCCACTGGCACTCGCGTCTCTGCCTCAGCATCATGGCGGCGTTCAGTTTCAGCAAAGGGGCTGTGCCAAGTGATGTGCGTCGCTATTTGAAAGT GGTGGAAGAAGGGAAAAAGAAGATGTATCTGCCCCTCATGGTTGTTGATGAGTTACAGATCAGAAGGAGGGACGTCATT GAGATAAATGAGTCTACAGCTGAGGTCCCTTTAATGTTGACCTACGAAAATATCTCTCTGAGGAAATTCAGATTGCGGAGCCATTTGAGAGATGTAATGTATTCCCTAAAACAATTTG GATTTACAGAGCACCAGGTTGATGAAATCAAAGGTGTGATTACGGACACTAACGGATACATATTGGCTCTCACCATTTTTGCAGCTATTCTTAAT CTTCTGTTTGAGTTCCTCGCTATTAAAAATGACTTCAACTTCTGGAGGAAGAAGACGACCATGGCCGGCATGTCTAAAAGATCAG TGCTGTGGCGCTGTTTCAGCACAGTGGTCATTTTCCTCCACCTGCTGGGGGACCAGACAAGCTGGCTGCTGCTGATACCCACTGGAGTGGGGGTGGTGCTGGAG CTCTGGAAACTTAAGAGGGCCTTCAGCATTCAG GATGACAAATTTGAAGAACTAGAGAGAGTAACCTCAGGCTATGATTCACAG GGAATGCGATTTCTTTCATATCTGCTGTGTCCACTTTGTGTCAGTGGAGTCACCTATTCATTCTTATACGTGAAGAACAAAAG TTGGTATTCTTGGTTTATCAGCAGCCTTGTTACAG GAGTATACGCCTTTGGCTTTCTCTCTGGATTTCCTCAGCTCTACGTGAACTACAAG TTAAAATCAGTTGAACATTTGCAGTCTTCAATCTACATGTACAAG GGGATGAGTACCTTTCTCAATGACATCCTCAGCACCATCCTCACGGTGCCATCACACCCTCTGGCCTGCTTCAGGGACGATGTCATCTTCCTCCTTCACCTCTACCAGAGGAG ACTGTACCCTGTCAGAAAAACACGTGGTCGAGAATATGGAGCGAGCTGCAGGCAGAGGCTGAAAGGGAAGCCTCATGAGGACTGA
- the LOC125306098 gene encoding cleft lip and palate transmembrane protein 1-like protein isoform X4: MLLKTLSIFSTLDPSDVKGHRLLHQENEFNIFTKFERKLNVSLPEAARSNGPLFAVIYVHSGRGPPWEDSQHVSYVTRLTSHTTQHPPEMTTSLNGHAAQDTDELPQPAPGSVPTAPVSHWHSRLCLSIMAAFSFSKGAVPSDVRRYLKVVEEGKKKMYLPLMVVDELQIRRRDVIEINESTAEVPLMLTYENISLRKFRLRSHLRDVMYSLKQFGFTEHQVDEIKGVITDTNGYILALTIFAAILNLLFEFLAIKNDFNFWRKKTTMAGMSKRSVLWRCFSTVVIFLHLLGDQTSWLLLIPTGVGVVLELWKLKRAFSIQDDKFEELERVTSGYDSQGMRFLSYLLCPLCVSGVTYSFLYVKNKSWYSWFISSLVTGVYAFGFLSGFPQLYVNYKLKSVEHLQSSIYMYKGMSTFLNDILSTILTVPSHPLACFRDDVIFLLHLYQRRLYPVRKTRGREYGASCRQRLKGKPHED, from the exons ATGTTGCTGAAAACTCTCAG CATTTTCTCAACATTAGATCCCAGCGATGTAAAAGGACACAGACTGCTCCATCAGGAAAACGAGTTTAATATCTTCACTAAATTTGAGAG AAAATTGAATGTGTCACTCCCAGAGGCAGCCCGAAGCAATGGACCTCTATTTGCAGTAATATATGTGCACAGTGGCAGAGGCCCCCCCTGGGAGGATAGCCAGCACGTGAGCTATGTGACCAGACTCACCTCTCATACAACACAGCATCCACCTGAGATGACCACTAGCCTGAATGGCCATGCTGCACAG GACACGGACGAGCTGCCGCAGCCAGCTCCTGGCTCTGTGCCAACTGCACCTGTCTCCCACTGGCACTCGCGTCTCTGCCTCAGCATCATGGCGGCGTTCAGTTTCAGCAAAGGGGCTGTGCCAAGTGATGTGCGTCGCTATTTGAAAGT GGTGGAAGAAGGGAAAAAGAAGATGTATCTGCCCCTCATGGTTGTTGATGAGTTACAGATCAGAAGGAGGGACGTCATT GAGATAAATGAGTCTACAGCTGAGGTCCCTTTAATGTTGACCTACGAAAATATCTCTCTGAGGAAATTCAGATTGCGGAGCCATTTGAGAGATGTAATGTATTCCCTAAAACAATTTG GATTTACAGAGCACCAGGTTGATGAAATCAAAGGTGTGATTACGGACACTAACGGATACATATTGGCTCTCACCATTTTTGCAGCTATTCTTAAT CTTCTGTTTGAGTTCCTCGCTATTAAAAATGACTTCAACTTCTGGAGGAAGAAGACGACCATGGCCGGCATGTCTAAAAGATCAG TGCTGTGGCGCTGTTTCAGCACAGTGGTCATTTTCCTCCACCTGCTGGGGGACCAGACAAGCTGGCTGCTGCTGATACCCACTGGAGTGGGGGTGGTGCTGGAG CTCTGGAAACTTAAGAGGGCCTTCAGCATTCAG GATGACAAATTTGAAGAACTAGAGAGAGTAACCTCAGGCTATGATTCACAG GGAATGCGATTTCTTTCATATCTGCTGTGTCCACTTTGTGTCAGTGGAGTCACCTATTCATTCTTATACGTGAAGAACAAAAG TTGGTATTCTTGGTTTATCAGCAGCCTTGTTACAG GAGTATACGCCTTTGGCTTTCTCTCTGGATTTCCTCAGCTCTACGTGAACTACAAG TTAAAATCAGTTGAACATTTGCAGTCTTCAATCTACATGTACAAG GGGATGAGTACCTTTCTCAATGACATCCTCAGCACCATCCTCACGGTGCCATCACACCCTCTGGCCTGCTTCAGGGACGATGTCATCTTCCTCCTTCACCTCTACCAGAGGAG ACTGTACCCTGTCAGAAAAACACGTGGTCGAGAATATGGAGCGAGCTGCAGGCAGAGGCTGAAAGGGAAGCCTCATGAGGACTGA
- the LOC125306581 gene encoding prostate stem cell antigen-like, protein MHTHTYLYSSANMKNLPGLLVLFLCVHSVDTLKCYVCSATNSNEQCNQNSQDCNPPLDTCMSTIDTMNGVKAIVKQCASRATCSGAAASASVDNAGNGNKVNCCSSRLCNYSGAANIRPHTWLLALPISLLTFTLLGLQSN, encoded by the exons atgcacacacacacttacctgtaCAGCTCTGCAAATATGAAGAATCTACCTGGACTACTGgttctctttttgtgtgtgcattcag TGGACACACTGAAATGCTATGTGTGCAGTGCCACCAATAGCAATGAACAGTGTAACCAGAACAGCCAAGACTGCAACCCTCCCTTGGATACCTGCATGTCCACCATTGACACTATGA ATGGGGTGAAAGCCATTGTGAAACAGTGTGCCAGCAGGGCCACTTGCTCAGGGGCGGCAGCCAGTGCATCAGTGGACAACGCTGGGAATGGCAACAAGGTCAACTGCTGCTCTTCACGGCTCTGCAACTACAGCGGAGCGGCCAACATCAGACCCCACACATGGCTGCTGGCGTTGcctatctctctcctcactttcacactattaggcctacagtctaaCTGA